Part of the Wolbachia endosymbiont (group B) of Eucosma cana genome, ATGAATGAGCAATAATATAGCGACTATACAAGTCCATTATTGCCACAAAATAGATAAACTTACCTTCTACCATAATATATGTTATATCAGTAGCCCATACCTGATTAACTCTACAAATAATCAAATCTTTGAGTAAATAAGGATATATTTTATGCTTTTTTTCTTTAATACTTGTATTACATCTTTTTCTACAATACAGCCCACTAATCTTCATTTTTTTCATAATTCTTAAGATTTTTTTGTGATTGACTACTACTCCACTCGCTATGATTTCAGCAGTAATTTTACGATATCCATAACGGCAATCAGAAGCCAAATATACTTCTTGAATCAAATTTGCTACTTCACTTTCGTTATTAATTATAGGCCTATAATATAGGCTAGATCTGCAAATCCCCAATAAATCAGCCTGTTTCCTAATTGACAGATCAGAATCTTTTTCTATAAACCTTACTCTATCTTTTTTGCTTATTTCAGTAATTTTTTTTTCAAATAGCTATTTTCCACTGTCAATTCTCCTATTACTTTATGTAAACTTTCTATTTCTTGCGCTAAGATTCTTTGTTTTCTCGCACTTTCACTTTCTTCAACAAATAGGTCTTTTAACCTTGCCAATACTCTATCACGCCAATCATATAGATTTGTTGATGGTATTTTATATTCACTACATATCTCAGCTGTGCTTTTTTGATTTTTTATTGCTTCCAAAGCTATCTTTGCTTTTAACTCTGGTTCATATTTTTTTGTTGCCATACTTTTACCCCTTTACCTTCCTACTCGGATCAACCATTTTTTTTTGGTCTAGTTTATGGGGTGCATTATAGGTCGGAAATGCTAAAGAAACCCTCTCTGAAGTTAAAAATATATTGGTTGATGCTGGCTACAATGGAGAAAATTTTGCAACACAAATAAAGGCAACTATTGGTGCCAATGTTGAAGTAATAAAGCGAAGCGAATTACACACTTTTGCTGTATTGCCGAAAAGATGGGTTGTCGAGCGCTCTTTTGCTTGGCTGGAAAAATGCAGGCGTTTGTGGAAAAATTGCGAGCGAAAACTCAACACTAGCTTACAAATGATCGTTCTTGCTTTCTCTGCTTTACTCCTCAAAAGATTATGAACAGGTTCTTAGAATTCAACTATAGGTAAATCACGTGCTGGACACTCAAGAAAATTACTTGACCCCAATTACTATGATGAAGATGCACAAAGAATTAAAGATGATAATTCGGCTAAAGATAGTGGCCTTGGCACTTCTTCAGCACGATCTTCTTTTAATGATAAGCCCAAACCAATACTTGACCAACCGTCTGTATTACAATCTGAACAGTGTTCTACAAAAAAGCATACATCAGTTGGTAAAAACATAAGTTGCTGTATTTTATAGCTAAAGAAAATTAGACTATTTGAGGACAAATTGTGAATGAAAGTTTATTTGCCAAGGTATAGCTGCCTTGGCCTACAAATCTTGGTTTCTTTATCGGTTACCATTTCATACCACTGGGCAACCCAACCAGTGGTTCTTGCAAGTGCAAAAATGGGTGTAAACATACTTGAAGGGATACCGATAGCATTTATTATTATACCTGAGTAAAAATCAACATTTGGATATAATTTACGCGTGATGAAATATTCATCCTTTAAAGCTACTTCTTCAAGTTTTTTTGCAATTTCAAGTAATTCATTGTTTTGCTCTAGTTTGCTTAAAATCTCATGACAAGCATCCTTTAATATAAGCGCGCGCGGATCATAGTTTTTATAAACACGATGTCCAAACCCCATTAGCTTAAATGGATCTTTATCATCTTTAGCTTTCTCAATGAATCTATCTACATCTCCACTTTGCTCTATCTCTTTTAGCATATTTATAACTGCCTCATTAGCTCCACCGTGTGCTGGACCCCAAAGTGTAGCAACTCCTGCAGACAGGCTTGCAAATAGATTAGAACCAGCTGACCCTACCAATCTGACAGCTGCCGTAGAAGCATTCTGTTCATGATCAGCATGGAGAGTAAATATTTTATCCAGAGCTTTTGCAAAAAGGGCATTATCAACAGCATCGCCAAATATCATCTTTAAGAAATTTTCACTGTAACTTAATTCATTGTTAGCATTTATGAATTCCTGATTGTTGATATGCCTATAAGTCATTGCAACAATTGCAGGAACTTGTGCTATTGCAGAAATTCCAAAATCTAAATCCTCACCATTGACATTGTTGCTATGCATTTCATGGTAAGACGCTGACAAATTTGCAAAACATGCAATCAAAATCGACATAGGGTGAGCAGTTTTTGGAAATGCTTTGATTACATTTGTAACTTGCTCTGATACTTTGGACAATTCTTGTATTTTGAAAAGAAATTTTTTGTGTTGCTCTGAACTTGGTAGTTCACCATAGAGTAATAAATAAATCACAGCAGTAAAACTATTATTTTCTGCCAAATCAGCTATATCATGTCCCCTATATTTAAGAACTCCTTCATCTCCATCAATGAATGTAATTGCAGAAGAACATGAAGCTGTAGAAACAAATCCTGGATCGTAAGTAAATAATCCAGTTACTTTATATAAATCCTTGATATTTAACACGTCAGGACCTATTGTTCCACTTAATATGGGTAGCTCAATTTTTGACCCATCACTTAGTTCCAACAATGCTTTTTTATCCATCACTTGAGCTACTTAAATTTTATACAAGGTATACAAATTGAAGAGTATACATTAATCCGGTTAACCTTACATTAACCATATTATGCTGTCATCAATGCTTTTACTTTTGCATTTAAACGACTTATTTTACGCGCAGCAGTATTCCTATGAATAACACCTTTATTTACACATCTATGTAAATTGGATTCAGCATTCCGAAATGCCAAGACAACATTCTCTTTATCACCAGACTTGATTATATCAACTAATCTTCTAATAGCAGTACGAGTTTTGCTTTTTCGCATCTTATTCACTAAAGTACGCTTTGCTATTACCTTTATCATTTTTTTAGCACTCTTATGATTTGCCATATATTAATACCTGTACTTTTCTTTTAATTATAAAGTCTTTTTGTTAATTTGCAATATCAGTTTTTTCTGGAATTAATCTACTACTTCTCTCTTCAATGATTTTTTCTAAACTTTGCAAGAATTCATTTTTGTTTAACCCGGGATATATGGGAGGTAATATTTCTATTACCGCCTTTCCGGGATTCTTTCTCAGAGAAAGTATGCTTTTTGGCCAAAACAAACCAGTGTTTAAAGCAATCGGTAATACAGGAACAGATAATACGCTATATAAAGCAGCGATACCTGGTTGATATTTTATATTTTGGTTTATAGTCGTTCTTGTGCCTTCAGGAAATATTATTATGCCTCTATTTTCTTTTATACGCATTTTTGCTAATTTCATGATATGACGCACAGAACTAATACCATCTGAGCGGTTAATAAAAATCATTTTTAATGCCATGAGATGCAAACCAATGAATGGAATCCATTTCAATTCACGTTTTAAAATAAAAACTGCTTTTCTAAATAGTAGTATAAAAATAAATGTTTCAAATGGAGATTGGTGTTTAGATGCAATTATAAAAGGTTGCTCAGGAATGTTTTCCATTCCCCTCACTTCATATTTAATGCCACATAATAAACGTAACATGAATAATACAACTCTCACCGAGCAAACGAGGAAAATGGTTATTACACACTCAGGAAAGAAAATTACAGGAAGAGTAATAAAAGTATAGAATACTTCCCATAATATAAGGAGTAAATTAAACAATAAACTTGCAATCACAAACATACGTAAACTTATTTGAATTTAACTTTACTACAAAATTAAAAGCAATAAGTTTAATTATTGATCATCTGAGTAATAGGATGAGAATCAGCTAATTTGTCCTTTAACTTTTCGTTAGCAATATGAGTATATATTTGCGTTGTAGAAAGATTAGTATGGCCAAGAATTTTTTGTATCAGCACAATATTCGCTCCGCTATTCAGTAGATGGGTAGCAAGAGAATGCCTAATCACATGTGGGGAGATTTTATTTTCATCAATATCGCACTTTCTTGCTAATTCCTTTATTAATTGACCAACTCTTTGCCTTGTAATTGGTTTATTAGGTTTATCACCTGGGAATAGCCAATCAGATTTTTTGTTGTTAGGGAGCAGGTTGTCACGAACTGATAAATAATCTTTAAGGCTTTGCAATGCTTGCTCATTAAAAAAGATTTGCCTTTCTCTGCCACTTTTTCCCTTTATTATTATATAGCCTTCTTTACCATTACTGTTTACTAAATGTGATACTTCACATAACTTCATATTAATTAATTCAGAAACACGCATCCCGGAAGAGTAAAGGATATCTAAAATTGCACATAGCCTTTTACTGCTTATCTCTTTATTCGATCCGCTTGCTGATTTTTTTACTGTTTCCATGAGCAAAAATATTTCTTGAACACTTAAATACTTAGGCAAAGGACGGGAAACTTTTGGATTTCTTAATTCATTATCATTAGCCGGTGCTGGATTAAAGTCTATTATTCCATCATTAAATAGGCACTTATAGAAATTTTTGATAGCAGATATTTTTCTTGATATAGAGCTAGTTTTATATTTCTTTTGTGTACGTAAAAAGCTTACATAATCTTTAATATTAGCTTTACTTGCACCAACTAAGGTAGTGCCTCCTTCTAATAAAAATTCTTCAAGTTGGTGTAAATCTGAACGATAACTTTCCAAAGTATTTTGTGTAGAGGATTTTTCGGAAACCAAAGTATCTATGTAATACGTTATGTAAAGATTCTCTTTTTTATTTTGTAGTTGTTTATTTTTCATTATCAGCTCCTATATTTATTTCTTTGACTATAATTTGATTGAAAGTATTTTTTGTGTTTTTTATAAGAAAATATGAGATAAACAAAGTATTTATCAATAAAGTAAGTACTACAAACCTTTGTTTTAACCTTTTTTTTAAATTTGATCTTATTTTTACCATATTTTAATTATAACATCAAATCTATAAAAAACATCCTGTAAAGTAAGTTTTACTATCGTAAAAATATCCCTTAGATATGTCTGTTTATTCTTATTACATCATAGTATTTATTATAATTTTAACATAAAGAAATAGTGATTTCAACTTCATTATTGTATGGGTATTAATAAATCTTTAATATATATATATAACAAATGTCTTGCAGCAAAAGGAATCACTTGGGACTTTTTTTTAATAAAGTGTTAATAAAAGGAATGGTTACATTTGATCCTATGGATTCACTATCTATTTTTTCTATAATTTTATTAATGCTGTGGAAAGAACGTTCTATTCTTGCTAGAATATAATTAATTACCTTTAGATCAATTTTTAATTGTTTATCTGAAAATTGTTTTATTAGCATAATTCTTAATAACTCCTCGCTTGCAGGTAAAATTTTTACGCTGATAGTTGACAATATTCGAGAGCTCAAATCTTTGAGCTTGAAGTTAAGCTTTTTTGGTGAAATTGAAGAAGTGATCAGCAATCTCTTATCATTTTCCTTCATATAATTATAACAATGTAACAACATTTCCTCATCTTTAATGTTTTGTACATCCTCTAAAATAAACGCATTGCTATACCTAATCTCGCTTACAAAATTATTCACGTTGATAAAAATTGCATTGTTTATTGATTGCCAAATATGAGCAAGGTGAGTTTTTCCAGAGCTGTTAGGTCCAAAAAGAATCAGGCATTTCCAAGATAAATCGTTAGCTATTGAGTTATATACGTGCTTGTTTTCGTCTAAGATGATATAATTTTGCCAACAATAATCAACTTGATTATTGTTAAATAAATTTAATTGCACGTAAAGCCTCTTAAATTGCTACTTTTTGATAATAATTTTTGCATAAAAATTTACTTGGTCAGGTAAGGAAGCAGTATTACTACTACCCCCTCCCTTAGAAACGCAGCATGCAGGTTTCCCAACACTACGCTTGAGCCCCTTATCTAAGTTCTTCTTTTCTAGAACCGGCTTGTCCTTCATGATTCCTCAGGAAACATCATTCTTAATGGTGACACCAACAGTAGAGAACCTTCTCTTGAGAAAGAGCTTGCTAACATTCTTGTTCGTTTCACTCTCTCATCAAAATACTTTTTCCATTTTAAGTCAAGGGGA contains:
- a CDS encoding IS3-like element ISWpi17 family transposase (programmed frameshift) is translated as MATKKYEPELKAKIALEAIKNQKSTAEICSEYKIPSTNLYDWRDRVLARLKDLFVEESESARKQRILAQEIESLHKVIGELTVENSYLKKKFTEISKKDRVRFIEKDSDLSIRKQADLLGICRSSLYYRPIINNESEVANLIQEVYLASDCRYGYRKITAEIIASGVVVNHKKILRIMKKMKISGLYCRKRCNTSIKEKKHKIYPYLLKDLIICRVNQVWATDITYIMVEGKFIYFVAIMDLYSRYIIAHSLSPYLDAGFCLYTLKEALKQGKPEIFNSDQGVQFTSYNFIMELERANIKISMDHKGRCFDNIFVERLWRTLKQEAIYYYRPNSIRDLNLIINDFVAWYNYRRRHQTLHYKVPADLYYHKQ
- a CDS encoding citrate synthase, coding for MDKKALLELSDGSKIELPILSGTIGPDVLNIKDLYKVTGLFTYDPGFVSTASCSSAITFIDGDEGVLKYRGHDIADLAENNSFTAVIYLLLYGELPSSEQHKKFLFKIQELSKVSEQVTNVIKAFPKTAHPMSILIACFANLSASYHEMHSNNVNGEDLDFGISAIAQVPAIVAMTYRHINNQEFINANNELSYSENFLKMIFGDAVDNALFAKALDKIFTLHADHEQNASTAAVRLVGSAGSNLFASLSAGVATLWGPAHGGANEAVINMLKEIEQSGDVDRFIEKAKDDKDPFKLMGFGHRVYKNYDPRALILKDACHEILSKLEQNNELLEIAKKLEEVALKDEYFITRKLYPNVDFYSGIIINAIGIPSSMFTPIFALARTTGWVAQWYEMVTDKETKICRPRQLYLGK
- the rpsT gene encoding 30S ribosomal protein S20; its protein translation is MANHKSAKKMIKVIAKRTLVNKMRKSKTRTAIRRLVDIIKSGDKENVVLAFRNAESNLHRCVNKGVIHRNTAARKISRLNAKVKALMTA
- a CDS encoding lysophospholipid acyltransferase family protein → MIASLLFNLLLILWEVFYTFITLPVIFFPECVITIFLVCSVRVVLFMLRLLCGIKYEVRGMENIPEQPFIIASKHQSPFETFIFILLFRKAVFILKRELKWIPFIGLHLMALKMIFINRSDGISSVRHIMKLAKMRIKENRGIIIFPEGTRTTINQNIKYQPGIAALYSVLSVPVLPIALNTGLFWPKSILSLRKNPGKAVIEILPPIYPGLNKNEFLQSLEKIIEERSSRLIPEKTDIAN
- a CDS encoding site-specific tyrosine recombinase, with the protein product MKNKQLQNKKENLYITYYIDTLVSEKSSTQNTLESYRSDLHQLEEFLLEGGTTLVGASKANIKDYVSFLRTQKKYKTSSISRKISAIKNFYKCLFNDGIIDFNPAPANDNELRNPKVSRPLPKYLSVQEIFLLMETVKKSASGSNKEISSKRLCAILDILYSSGMRVSELINMKLCEVSHLVNSNGKEGYIIIKGKSGRERQIFFNEQALQSLKDYLSVRDNLLPNNKKSDWLFPGDKPNKPITRQRVGQLIKELARKCDIDENKISPHVIRHSLATHLLNSGANIVLIQKILGHTNLSTTQIYTHIANEKLKDKLADSHPITQMINN
- a CDS encoding DnaA ATPase domain-containing protein, which codes for MQLNLFNNNQVDYCWQNYIILDENKHVYNSIANDLSWKCLILFGPNSSGKTHLAHIWQSINNAIFINVNNFVSEIRYSNAFILEDVQNIKDEEMLLHCYNYMKENDKRLLITSSISPKKLNFKLKDLSSRILSTISVKILPASEELLRIMLIKQFSDKQLKIDLKVINYILARIERSFHSINKIIEKIDSESIGSNVTIPFINTLLKKSPK